The genomic interval TAGAGGGTGGTGGCACTTTTACGGTTAAAGGCGGAGATGTGGCTCAATAACGGCGGAGTGCTTATTGCTGGTATTGTTGTTACTTTGGCGAGTTTGGGGGTGATTAATTTTGTGCTTTGATTTTTTAAAATTTTATGCAAGTCAAAGAACAAACAAAATCAGGATTCACATTGATTGAACTTTTAGTGGTAATTTCAATAATTGGTCTATTGGCAACTTTAGCAATTGTAGCTTTGAAAAATACTAGAGAAAAAGCAAATATTGCCAAAACTAA from Patescibacteria group bacterium carries:
- a CDS encoding prepilin-type N-terminal cleavage/methylation domain-containing protein, with the translated sequence MQVKEQTKSGFTLIELLVVISIIGLLATLAIVALKNTREKANIAKT